TTCGCTGGACGCCAGTCTGCAAGCCCGAGCCAGGCTGGACGACGCGCTGTCGGACGAGCACCAGGACGCCGTGTCGCGCCTGGCACTGCGCGTGGCCAGCCTGCCCGCTGGCGACGAGCGCAGCCAGCGCTTTCTGGCCGAACTCGACGAACCTGCGCCGCCCGGCATTCCCTCGCGCATCCAGGTCGCCTGGCAGGCGCCGCCCGGCCCGCAGGCGCTGCTTCCCGAAATCAAGCCCGGCCAGGTCTGGCGCATGGCGCTGGTGTTGCGGCGTCCGCACGGCTTGTTGAATCCAGCCGGACCGGATGTGGAAGGGCGCCTGTTCGCGCAAGGGATACGGGCGGTAGCTACGGTCCGCGGGCAGCCCAGGCTGCTGGCGGACCGGCCCTGGGCGACGCCCGGCATCGCCATTGAGCGGGCGCGCCACAGCGTGCGGGAGGGCTTGCGCGCGGCCTTGGGAGAGCATCGCTACGCGCCGGTGATGATCGCCTTGGCCATTGGCGACCAGGCCGGCGTGGCGCGCGAGGACTGGCTGCTGTTCAACCGCAGCGGCATTACCCATCTGGTGTCGATCAGCGGCATGCATGTGACGTCGATCGCGGGCATCGCCGGGTTGCTGGTGGCGGCGCTGTGGCGGCGAGGACGGTGGCGCGGCGCGGGGCTGGCCGAGCATGTGCCTGCGCGGGTGGCGGGCGGGGCCGCGGCCGCGCTGGTCGCGCTGCTGTATTGCCTGCTGGCCGGCTGGGGCGTGCCGGCGCGCCGCACGTTCTTCATGCTGTCGGTGGTGCTGGCGGCCGCGGTGTCGCGTTTGCCGCTGTCGGGCGGCCGGGTGCTGGCGTGCGCGGCTGCGGCGGTCGTGGCGCTGGATCCGTGGGCGCCGGTGTCGGCGGGATTCTGGTTGTCGTTCGGCGCGGTGGCGGTGCTACTGCGCATCGCAGACGCGCCGATTGACCGCGAAGCCGGCTGGCGCCGGCGCTGCACGGCCAGGCTGGCGCAGGCGGCGCGCCTGCAGCTGATGGTGACCGTGGGCCTGACCCCCTTGCTGGCTTACCTGGTGCACCAGGTATCGCTGGGATCGCCGCTGGCCAATGCGGTGGCGATCCCCGTCGTGACCTTCATCGTGACGCCGCTGGCCTTGCTGTGCGCGGCCTTGTCGGTCTTGCCGGGCGCGCAGGGGCTGGCCGAGTTGGCCGGGCGATGGGGTCTGCAGGCGTTTGACCTGACCATGGCGCCGGTGTCCTGGGTGGGCAACGCGTCGTGGGCCAGCATGCCGGTTGCGGCTGCGCCATGGCCATGGCTGCTGTTGGCCGTGGCGGGCATGGCGTGGGCGCTACAGGTGCGCGGGTGGCCGGGCAGGCATCTGGGGTGGCTCTGCATGCTGCCGTTGCTGTTTTGGCGGCCCGACCGGCCCGAGCCGGGATATTGGCGCATGAGCGCGATGGATGTGGGGCAGGGCAGCGCCATCCTGGTTGAGACGGCCAGCCAGGCCTTGCTGTTCGACGCGGGGCCGCGTCATTACGGCGGCAGCGACGCGGGCGAGCGCGTCGTCGCGCCGTTCCTGCTGGCGCGGGGCATCCGGCAGCTGGACGTGCTGGTCCTGTCGCATGCCGATCTGGACCACGTGGGCGGATTGCGCGCGGTGCTGGCGGCGGTTCCGGCTGGGCGCAGCTACACATCGTTCGATCTGGCTGCGTTCCTGCGACGCGATATCCGGATGTGGCCGCAAGCCGGCAGCGCCGCGCCGCCATTGCCCGCCGACATGGGGCGTTGCCAGCGCGGCATGAGTTGGGAGGCGGACGGCGTGGCGTTCACCTTCCTGAATCCTGCCGATGGCGGTGGCAAGAAGGGAGAGGGCCGCAATGCCGATAGCTGCGTGCTGCTGGTGCAAGGTACATCGCATGCGCTGCTGCTGACGGGCGACGTGGGCGTGGCTCAGGAAAATGCGCTGGCCCAGGCATTGCCCCAGGTCGACGTGGTGATGGCGCCGCATCACGGTTCGGCATCGTCCTCGGGCCGGGATCTGGTGGACGCGTCCGCCGCCGGCCATGCGATCGCGCAGGCAGGGCATCTGAACCGCTTCCGCCATCCGGCCCGGGCGGTGGAGTTGCGGTGGACGCGCGCCGGCGCGGCGTTCTGGCGCAGCGACCGCGACGGCGCGGTGATGGCGACTTCAGGCGCCGGGGGGCTGGAGGTATGGGCAGAGCGTGAGCGCGGGCGGCGGTACTGGCATGGGCGCTGAGGCCGCCCGCGGCGTTCAATTGGCGCCGAGCAGGTTCGCGCTCTTGACCAGCGACGATACGCGTTGCGAGTCGCGCTTGAGCAGATCGGAGAATGCGATGGGGCCGCGTTCCTGCGTGGTAGGCGCTTGCGCCGCCAATTGTTCCAGACGAGTCTTGAACTCGGGGGTGTCTATCGCTTGCGACAGGGCGGCGGCCAGTTTTTCGACCACGGGCTGCGGCGTGCCAGCCGGCGCCACCAGGCCATTCCAGATAGCCAGATCGAACTCAGGCAGCCCGCCCTCGGCAAAGGTGGGGATGTCCGGACTTTGCGTCAGGCGCGCAGTTCCGGTCACTGCAATGGCTTTGACGCGCTTGTCCTGATGCAGCGGCAGCATAGTCACGGTCTGGTCGATGACCCCGTCGATCATGCCGCTCATCAAGTCGGTCAGCGCGGGACCTGTGCCGCGATAGGGAATGAGTTCGCCGCGTGCGTCGGCGAAGTGTAGAAACATGGCCTCGGCCAGGTGCGCCGTGCTGCCCGGCCCGCTTGAGCCCAGGTTGAGCTTGACGGCGTTCGCGTCGCGGATGCGCTTGAGCATGGCGGGCAGATCCTGGATGCCGCTCTTGTTGCTGACCGACAGCACCATGGGCACGGTCGCGACGATGCCGATGGGCGCCAATTCCTTTTGCGGATCGTAGTTGGCCTTGGGATGCAGATGCGGCAGGATCGCCAGCGACATGTTGTTGAAGGCCAGGGTGTAGCCGTCCGGTGCGCTCTTCTGCAGCTTCTGCATGCCGATGAGGCCGCCGGCCCCGCCGGAGTTTTCGACGACCACCGTCTGGCCCAGTTGCTTGGACAGCGACGTGGCCACCAGGCGGCCCAGCGTGTCGCTGGTGCCGCCGGGCGCGAAGGGCACGATGACCGTGATGGCGCGGCTGGGATAGTCCTGGGCGGCGGCGGGAGCGGCAAAGGCTGCCGCGGTCAGGGCGGCGCACAGGAAGGGGGTGATGCGTAGCATGGGGTGTCTCCTCGTATTCTCTTTTCTAGGTGGGGATCGGCCTGGCCGTCAGCGCGACAACGCGCGGCAGACGGCGTCGGTCATGTCGGTGCAGCTTGCCGTGCCGCCCAGGTCGCGCGGCACGTGGTCGCCTTTGGCCAGCACCTGTTCGACCGCGCGCTCGATGCGTTGCGCGGATTCGGAGAGCGCGGCATCGGCATGCTTGTCGCCCAGCCAGCGCAGCATGAGCGCGCCCGACAGGATGGTGGCCAGTGGGCTGGCGGCGTTTTGGCCGGCAATGTCGGGCGCGGATCCGTGCGCGCCCTGGAACAGCCCATGGGTGTCGCCCAGTTCTGCGGAGGCCGACAGGCCCATGCCGCCTATCGTGGCGGCGCCCAGGTCGGAGATGATGTCGCCGAACATGTTTTCCGCCACGATCACGTCATAGAAATCCGGCCGCTTGAGCATGTGCACCGTGATGGCGTCGGCATAGGCGTAATCGATTTCTACGTCGGGATAGCTGGCGGCCACGTCATCGCAGACCGCGCGAAAGAAGGCGTAGGTGCGCAGGATGTTGGCTTTGTCGCATACCGTGACGCGGCGCTTGCCGTCACGCGGCGCGCCGTTGCGCTGGCGCGCCAGCTCAAAGGAAAAGCGGGCGACGCGTTCGATGCCCTTGCGGGTGACGACGATGGTGTCGGTCGCCACTTCGTCGCGCAGCACGATGCCGCCGCCGCGGCTGGCGTACAGGCCTTCGGTGTTTTCGCGCACGATGACGTAGTCGATCTGTCCGGGCTTGAAATGCTTGAGCGGCGAATCGACGCCCTGGTATAGGCGGATCGGGCGCACGTTGGCGTACAGGTCCAGCCGGAAGCGCAGGCGCAGATGCAGGTCGTTTCCGACTTCGGTGCCGTCGGGATAGGTCACGCCCGGCATGCCCGCCGCGCCGTGCAGGATGGCGTCGGCCGCCTTGCAGGCTGCGTAGGTGTCGTCGGGCAAAACCTGGCCCGACCTGACGTAGTGATCGGCGCCGCCGTCGTAGCTGCTGAATGAGAGCAGGTCGGCGCCGCAGGCTTCCTTCAGTACGGTGATTGCCGATTGGCAGACCTCCGGACCGATGCCATCGCCGTCGATGGTCGCAATTTCATACTTAGCCATGTGTGGCTGTCTCCTCGTGAGGGTTTTGCAATCAGAGGGACGGCCGCGTCCGGGACGCGGCCGTCAGGGCTTACCAATTGGTCGATATGTACTTGGCTTCCATGAACTCCAGCAGCCCATGGTGCGCGCCTTCGCGGCCCAGGCCGCTTTGCTTGACGCCGCCGAAGGGCGCCGCGGGATCCGATACCAGGCCGCGGTTCAGGGCGATCATGCCGCTTTCGATACGTTCCGATACGCGCAGTCCACGCGCCAGGTCGCGCGTATAGACGTATGCCACCAGCCCATACTCGGTGGCATTGGCCAAGGCCACGGCTTCGTCCTCGGTATCGAACGCCACGATGGGCGCCACGGGACCGAAGATTTCTTCAGCAAGCAGGTCGGCATCGGCGGGCACATCCACCAGCACGGTGGGCTCGTAGAAGTGACCGGCGCGGTCCAGCCGCTTGCCGCCGGCCTTGATCCGCGCACCCTTGGCGACGGCGTCGGCCACCAGCGATGCCACCTTGTCCACCGCGCCCGCATTGACCAAGGGGCCGCATTGCGTGCCGGGATCGACGCCGTCGCCGGTTTTCAGCGCGGCCATGCGTACGGCGAAGCGGGCGCTGAATTCCTCGACCGCGCCGCGCTGCACGTAGAAGCGATTGGCCGCCGTGCAGGCTTCGCCGCCGTTGCGCATCTTGGCGATCATGGCGCCTTCCACGGCGGCATCGATATCCGCGTCGTCGAAGACCAGGAACGGCGCGTTGCCGCCCAGTTCCATCGAGCAGCTGATGACGGAATCCGCCGCCTTGCGCAGCAGCACGCGGCCCACTTCCGTCGAGCCGGTGAAGGAGAGCTTGCGCACGCGCGGATCGTCCAGCACCGCGTTGGCGAACTTGCCCGCCGAGGAGGTCGTCAGTACGTTGACCACGCCCGCAGGCACGCCGGCTTCTTCCAGCAGGCGCATGACGGCGTAGGCGGTCAAGGGGGTCTCGGTGGCGGGTTTGAGGATGCAGGTGCAGCCGGCGGCCAGCGCGGGCGCGATCTTGCGGGTGGCCATGGCTGCGGGGAAGTTCCACGGCGTGACCAGCAATGCGATGCCTATGGGCTGGTATTGCACGATGATGCGGCTGGCGCCGCTGGGCGACACGCTGATATCGCCATTGATGCGCACCGCCTCCTCGGAAAACCAGCGGAAGAACTCGGCGGCGTAGGCGACCTCGCCGCGCGCGTCGGTCAGCGCCTTGCCGTTTTCCTGGGAAATCAGACGTGCCAGATGGTCGGCGTCGCGGATCATCAGGTCATAGCACTTGCGCAGGATTTCGCCGCGCTGGCGCGCGGGCGTGGCTGCCCAGCCGGCGGCGGCGCGCGCCGCTGCGTCCACGGCCGCGGCGGCGTCTTCGAGCGTCGCGTCCGCCACGCTGGCGATCACCTGTTCGGTGGACGGGTCGTACACGTCGATGCGACGGCCCGAGGTGGAGGCGCGCCAGGCGCCGTCGATGTAAAGGTCTGTGGACAGCTTGTTGGCCTCGATGGTCATGCGTCAGCTCCGGATGTGGGTGGAAGGCGGGTTATCAAGATGCGCGAAACGAGCCGTGTCCCGCGTAGGCGGCGGCCACGATGGCGGCGATGCCGTCCTGATCCAGCGGGCGCGGGTTGTTCGTGACCAGGCGCGCGGCCAGCATGGACTGCGCGGCGATCCATTCGAGCTGGTCGGCGCGCACGCCCAGTCCGGCCAGCGTCGCAGGGATGCCGATGCGCGAGAACAGGTCATACACATGGCGCGGCGCGCGGGCGGCGAGGCGCGCGGGATCGGTTTCCGTGTCCCCCATCGCCGTAGCGATGGCCGCATAGTCGGCGCTGCAGGCCGTTGCGTTGAAATCCATGACATAGGGCATCAGGGTTGCCACGCCCGCGCCGTGCGCCGTGTGCGTCAGCGCGCCGATCGGGTACTGGATGGCGTGCGCCGCCGCGGTGCCCGCCACGCCGAAGGCCAGGCCAGCGGCCAGCGCCGCGGCCATGACCTGGCCCCTGGCATGGAGGTCGGCGCCGTCGTCGACGGCGCGGGGCAGATAGGACGCGAGCGCGCGGATGGCAATCAGCGCCTGCTGGTCGCTGAAGGCGTTCTTGCCGACGAATACGCGGGTCTGCGCAATGTCGGCATCCGGACTGCGGCGGACCGCGGTCAGGGCCTCGATGGCATGGGTCAAGGCGTCGGCGCCGGCGATGGCGGTCAGTCCCTTGGGGCAGGTCAGCGTCAGTTCAGGATCGCAGATGGCGGTGTGGGGAATCAGGTGCGGACTGGAGACGCCCACCTTCAGATCGCGGGCGCTATCGGCCAGCACGGCGACTGGCGTGACCTCGGAGCCCGTGCCCGATGTGGTGGGCAGCGCGATCACGGGTAACACCGGGCCAGGCACCTTGTATTCACCGTAGTAATCGGAGACCTTCCCGCCATGCGTCAGCAACAGGCTGACCAGCTTGGCCATGTCCAGGCAACTGCCGCCACCCAGTCCGACGATTACCTGTGGTTGGAACGCGCCGTGCGCTGCCACGCATTCGTAGACGCCCTCGACGGGCAGGTCCGGCTGGGTGCGGTCGTACACCTGGACGCGCACGCCGGCGCTTTCCAGCGTGGCCAGCAGTTCGGACATTTCCGCCGTGGCGGCGAAGCGCTCGTCGGTGCAGATCAGCGCGCGCTGGCCCAGGGCGGCCGCGACGCGGCCCAGCGCAAGACGCTGGCCGTTGCCAAACAGCACGGCGCGCGGTGCGCGCATGATTCCAAACAATTCACTCATTGTGGATCCTTGAAGGGGAGTCTTGGGAAATTCAGGCGGTGCGTTGCGCGAGATCGAGGATGCGGCGCCAGACCTCGTCGGCCAGTTCCATGCCGCTATCCAGCCGCAGGCGGCGTTCGGTGCGCGCCCGATCGCCTGGCACCGCGACGGGCCGCCCGGGCAGCAGGGCAGGGCAGGCGCGGATGTCATCCAGGTATCTGGTGACGCGGCTGGCAATCCCGCCCGACCCAGCCTCGATCGCGATGAAGACGTCGCCCTTGTTGCATATTTCGCTGGAATCCAGCGTGCCCTTGACGGCATTGCCCAGCGCGGATGCCGTCAGGCTGGCGACCAGGACCTCGAACGCCAGGCCCAGCGCGTAACCCTTGGCTTCACCGAAGGGGGCCAGTGCGCCCGCCTTGGCAGCTTCGGCATCCGTGGTGGGGTTGCCGGCGCCGTCGAGCGCCCAGCCCGGATCGAGCGGCCGGCCATGGTTGGCGTAGTCGTGGATCTTGCCCATGGCGACCTGGCTGGTGGCCATGTCCAGCACGAACGGTTCGTCCGCGGTGGGCACGCCGATGGCGATAGGATTGGTGCCGATCAGGGCGTGGCGGCCGCCCCAGGGATGGACCAGGGCCTCGCTGGTCGACAGGGCCAAAAGGATCTGGCCTTCGCGCGCCGCTCTTTCCGCGTAGAGCGCCAGCATGCCGATATGGTTGTTGTTGCTGACCGCGGCGATGGCGATTCCCGTCTCGCGGGCGCGTTCGCGGATCTGCTCCAGGGCTGCCAGCGCGATCACCGGACCCAGGCCGCGCTCGCCATCCATGTCCAGGAAGGCTGGGGAGCGCCAGACGGCCGTGCCGCGGGTCTTCGGGTCGGCCACGCCGTTGTGGATGCGTTCGATGATGCGCGGCAGGCGCAACAGGCCGTGGGACGCGCGGCCGCGCAATTCGGCTTCAAGCAGCAGGTCGGTCTGCGTCGCGGCGTGGTCGGCCGGGGTTCCGGCCAGTTCCAGTGCGCGGATGCAGACCTGCCGTGCCTCCCCCATTTTTATCGTTGTCGTCATAGTGTCGTTAAGTTGTTAAATCCGATCGGATCTGAAATACGATCTGATTTATGCTAACCTCGTAACAAATTGGACGTCAACACATAGTTGGCAAATCAGGGTGAAACAACCATGACGACACTCTCTCGCGGTTCCGCAGCCGTACTCTCGACCCTGCCCGCGGCCGGCCAGCGCCTGGGCGAGCGCGTGCGGTCGTTGGGCGATGAGGTCTATGAAACGCTGCTGTCGCAGCTCATTTCCCTGAAGATCGCGCCCGGCATGCGTATCGCGGTCGATGCGCTGGTGCGTGAGCTAGGCGTCTCGCAAACGCCGATACGCGCCGCGCTGATCCGGCTTGAAACCGAAGGGCTGGTGGTCAAGACGCATCACGTGGGATACAGCGCGGCGCCCATGCCTACGCGCAGGCGTTTCGAGCAGATGTACGAATTGCGTTTGCAGCTGGAACCATTCGGGGCAGGGCTGGCGGCGCAACGCATGACGGACGCGTCACTGCAGGAACTGGCGGCGCTGTCTGCGGCGATGAGCGCCCCGAGCGCCGATGACGCGCGCGTGGCCTATGGCAAATTCGCCGTGCTGGACGCGCAGTTCCACTCCTGGATCGCGGAACAGAGCGGCAATGAGCTGCTTGCCGAAGCGCTGGCCCGGTTGTATGCGCATACCCATCTGTTCCGGCTGCGTTTTCACTCGCGGGTTACGGAAGAAGCCGTGACCGAGCACGCGCGCATCGTGCGGGCGCTGAACGAGCGTGACGCTGAAGGCGCGCAGGATGCCATGCGCGACCACATCCTCAGGTCGCGCGAGCGCATGGCGCCGTACTTCGAAATGCTGGATTAGCGCGCGGCGGGTCCGGGCGCTTGTCCGCCCAGGCTGATGCCGTCCCGGATCTTGCGGAACGCGGACAGGGCTGCCGGCATGTCTTCGTTTGCCACTGTGCAGAGCATGGCCACGCGCAGCGTCGCCGTATCCACCAGCGCGTTGTACTCCCGCAGGCGGGTGCCATCCGGCCGGGCGCCTGCGGGCGCGACATAGTCGATGCCCTTGGCGCCTTGCAACTCAAAGCCGCTGCGCTGCTCGGGCGATTCGCCCTGCGCGGCCAGGATCGCCTCGGCCGCGGCCATGCGCTCGGC
The sequence above is drawn from the Achromobacter xylosoxidans genome and encodes:
- a CDS encoding GntR family transcriptional regulator gives rise to the protein MTTLSRGSAAVLSTLPAAGQRLGERVRSLGDEVYETLLSQLISLKIAPGMRIAVDALVRELGVSQTPIRAALIRLETEGLVVKTHHVGYSAAPMPTRRRFEQMYELRLQLEPFGAGLAAQRMTDASLQELAALSAAMSAPSADDARVAYGKFAVLDAQFHSWIAEQSGNELLAEALARLYAHTHLFRLRFHSRVTEEAVTEHARIVRALNERDAEGAQDAMRDHILRSRERMAPYFEMLD
- a CDS encoding isocitrate/isopropylmalate dehydrogenase family protein; this translates as MAKYEIATIDGDGIGPEVCQSAITVLKEACGADLLSFSSYDGGADHYVRSGQVLPDDTYAACKAADAILHGAAGMPGVTYPDGTEVGNDLHLRLRFRLDLYANVRPIRLYQGVDSPLKHFKPGQIDYVIVRENTEGLYASRGGGIVLRDEVATDTIVVTRKGIERVARFSFELARQRNGAPRDGKRRVTVCDKANILRTYAFFRAVCDDVAASYPDVEIDYAYADAITVHMLKRPDFYDVIVAENMFGDIISDLGAATIGGMGLSASAELGDTHGLFQGAHGSAPDIAGQNAASPLATILSGALMLRWLGDKHADAALSESAQRIERAVEQVLAKGDHVPRDLGGTASCTDMTDAVCRALSR
- a CDS encoding Ldh family oxidoreductase; this translates as MTTTIKMGEARQVCIRALELAGTPADHAATQTDLLLEAELRGRASHGLLRLPRIIERIHNGVADPKTRGTAVWRSPAFLDMDGERGLGPVIALAALEQIRERARETGIAIAAVSNNNHIGMLALYAERAAREGQILLALSTSEALVHPWGGRHALIGTNPIAIGVPTADEPFVLDMATSQVAMGKIHDYANHGRPLDPGWALDGAGNPTTDAEAAKAGALAPFGEAKGYALGLAFEVLVASLTASALGNAVKGTLDSSEICNKGDVFIAIEAGSGGIASRVTRYLDDIRACPALLPGRPVAVPGDRARTERRLRLDSGMELADEVWRRILDLAQRTA
- a CDS encoding DNA internalization-related competence protein ComEC/Rec2, with product MAGAGLVQVSPRPPCAGAAWWLAGACLLALVACLRSRPRLARQLAALTLGVCAGSLDASLQARARLDDALSDEHQDAVSRLALRVASLPAGDERSQRFLAELDEPAPPGIPSRIQVAWQAPPGPQALLPEIKPGQVWRMALVLRRPHGLLNPAGPDVEGRLFAQGIRAVATVRGQPRLLADRPWATPGIAIERARHSVREGLRAALGEHRYAPVMIALAIGDQAGVAREDWLLFNRSGITHLVSISGMHVTSIAGIAGLLVAALWRRGRWRGAGLAEHVPARVAGGAAAALVALLYCLLAGWGVPARRTFFMLSVVLAAAVSRLPLSGGRVLACAAAAVVALDPWAPVSAGFWLSFGAVAVLLRIADAPIDREAGWRRRCTARLAQAARLQLMVTVGLTPLLAYLVHQVSLGSPLANAVAIPVVTFIVTPLALLCAALSVLPGAQGLAELAGRWGLQAFDLTMAPVSWVGNASWASMPVAAAPWPWLLLAVAGMAWALQVRGWPGRHLGWLCMLPLLFWRPDRPEPGYWRMSAMDVGQGSAILVETASQALLFDAGPRHYGGSDAGERVVAPFLLARGIRQLDVLVLSHADLDHVGGLRAVLAAVPAGRSYTSFDLAAFLRRDIRMWPQAGSAAPPLPADMGRCQRGMSWEADGVAFTFLNPADGGGKKGEGRNADSCVLLVQGTSHALLLTGDVGVAQENALAQALPQVDVVMAPHHGSASSSGRDLVDASAAGHAIAQAGHLNRFRHPARAVELRWTRAGAAFWRSDRDGAVMATSGAGGLEVWAERERGRRYWHGR
- a CDS encoding iron-containing alcohol dehydrogenase codes for the protein MSELFGIMRAPRAVLFGNGQRLALGRVAAALGQRALICTDERFAATAEMSELLATLESAGVRVQVYDRTQPDLPVEGVYECVAAHGAFQPQVIVGLGGGSCLDMAKLVSLLLTHGGKVSDYYGEYKVPGPVLPVIALPTTSGTGSEVTPVAVLADSARDLKVGVSSPHLIPHTAICDPELTLTCPKGLTAIAGADALTHAIEALTAVRRSPDADIAQTRVFVGKNAFSDQQALIAIRALASYLPRAVDDGADLHARGQVMAAALAAGLAFGVAGTAAAHAIQYPIGALTHTAHGAGVATLMPYVMDFNATACSADYAAIATAMGDTETDPARLAARAPRHVYDLFSRIGIPATLAGLGVRADQLEWIAAQSMLAARLVTNNPRPLDQDGIAAIVAAAYAGHGSFRAS
- a CDS encoding NAD-dependent succinate-semialdehyde dehydrogenase, with protein sequence MTIEANKLSTDLYIDGAWRASTSGRRIDVYDPSTEQVIASVADATLEDAAAAVDAAARAAAGWAATPARQRGEILRKCYDLMIRDADHLARLISQENGKALTDARGEVAYAAEFFRWFSEEAVRINGDISVSPSGASRIIVQYQPIGIALLVTPWNFPAAMATRKIAPALAAGCTCILKPATETPLTAYAVMRLLEEAGVPAGVVNVLTTSSAGKFANAVLDDPRVRKLSFTGSTEVGRVLLRKAADSVISCSMELGGNAPFLVFDDADIDAAVEGAMIAKMRNGGEACTAANRFYVQRGAVEEFSARFAVRMAALKTGDGVDPGTQCGPLVNAGAVDKVASLVADAVAKGARIKAGGKRLDRAGHFYEPTVLVDVPADADLLAEEIFGPVAPIVAFDTEDEAVALANATEYGLVAYVYTRDLARGLRVSERIESGMIALNRGLVSDPAAPFGGVKQSGLGREGAHHGLLEFMEAKYISTNW
- a CDS encoding Bug family tripartite tricarboxylate transporter substrate binding protein, with the protein product MLRITPFLCAALTAAAFAAPAAAQDYPSRAITVIVPFAPGGTSDTLGRLVATSLSKQLGQTVVVENSGGAGGLIGMQKLQKSAPDGYTLAFNNMSLAILPHLHPKANYDPQKELAPIGIVATVPMVLSVSNKSGIQDLPAMLKRIRDANAVKLNLGSSGPGSTAHLAEAMFLHFADARGELIPYRGTGPALTDLMSGMIDGVIDQTVTMLPLHQDKRVKAIAVTGTARLTQSPDIPTFAEGGLPEFDLAIWNGLVAPAGTPQPVVEKLAAALSQAIDTPEFKTRLEQLAAQAPTTQERGPIAFSDLLKRDSQRVSSLVKSANLLGAN